One genomic segment of Micromonospora sp. WMMC415 includes these proteins:
- the rplC gene encoding 50S ribosomal protein L3 — protein MDRQVKGILGAKLGMTQVWDNNRVVPVTVVQAGPCVVSQVRSAERDGYAAVQLAYGAIDPRKVKKPISGHYAKADVAPRRHIVELRTVDAAEYSLGQEVTVEQFPAGISVDVTGKTKGKGYAGPMKRHGFHGLRASHGVERKHRSPGSIGACATPGRVFKGTRMAGRMGGVRYTVQNLTVQAVDTENNLLLVRGAIPGPKGALVLVRTAAKTKAKKGGAAK, from the coding sequence ATGGACAGGCAAGTCAAGGGGATCCTGGGCGCGAAGCTCGGCATGACCCAGGTCTGGGACAACAACCGTGTTGTTCCCGTGACCGTGGTGCAGGCCGGCCCGTGCGTCGTCAGCCAGGTTCGCAGCGCTGAGAGGGACGGCTACGCGGCGGTCCAGCTGGCGTACGGCGCCATCGACCCGCGCAAGGTCAAGAAGCCGATCAGCGGTCACTACGCGAAGGCCGACGTGGCGCCGCGGCGCCACATCGTCGAGCTGCGCACGGTCGACGCCGCCGAGTACTCGCTCGGCCAGGAGGTCACGGTCGAGCAGTTCCCGGCCGGCATCTCGGTCGACGTGACCGGCAAGACCAAGGGCAAGGGCTACGCCGGCCCGATGAAGCGGCACGGCTTCCACGGTCTGCGCGCCAGCCACGGTGTCGAGCGCAAGCACCGCTCGCCGGGCTCCATCGGCGCCTGCGCCACCCCGGGTCGTGTCTTCAAGGGCACCCGGATGGCCGGCCGGATGGGTGGCGTGCGCTACACCGTCCAGAACCTGACCGTCCAGGCGGTCGACACCGAGAACAACCTCCTGCTCGTCCGTGGCGCCATCCCCGGCCCCAAGGGCGCGCTGGTCCTGGTCCGTACCGCGGCCAAGACCAAGGCGAAGAAGGGCGGTGCGGCCAAGTGA